One Verrucomicrobiota bacterium JB022 genomic region harbors:
- a CDS encoding TonB-dependent receptor, which translates to MYSFVSYFSTRSLYTVALVSSLAATASLSGQGTSSATSEEVYDLQEFAVTASAAQNSTLVLEGRPETGSRLGLSNWELPASVSVISQDLMQQRGLRTAVEAVEAAVGMTGGTYYGSIPSYTTRGFSGNSVTVMRDGIRQNTASQSSRTIDSFLLGGVEILKGPAGLMFGEGAIGGAVNYLSREPLAAAAGELQASVGSWDTYRLGVGWGGPLSLGGEQPLTTWLGYSHQETAGYVDRSRERYDAGALALGWQVSDRFRLTLQANYLEDWNQSYYGTPVIYDAVLDTTDPDAVAEVRAFNSSTDRMINPRIDERARRTNYNIFDNYAASRNAFVRLRAEWELTPEVALRNETYVATQELRWRNLETNVWNPVTELVDRRSFLHIYRDDVLVGDRLDVTTQNDLFGRSNRLLVGLSYEHNDMGRGGTPDGYPTTLDSVSLLDPVLADGPGDRERFQKTSDVLVETTAVYLEDAFELTDTITLVGGLRYDWIELERETLNSTTPVYEKTYRPVTGRGGVVWKVGSHVNLYGSYSRAAEPVTQLVSFTSARDTFSLQKGRQYEVGAKGTFFDERLGLTLALFDIEKNDLLRSTIDPDTGERLSQQIGAQNARGVELAAAFTPAEAWQLELNLAYTDAWYGDYAENLGSGIIDRTDQTPSNIPEWVGSISIRHQLTEALTLQGGLRYVGERFANTNNSVVAEEYVLCDLAVSYRWRQATFTLRGRNLLDETYEPVAGTTMRRLGDPRSVEFATQLRF; encoded by the coding sequence ATGTATTCTTTTGTCAGCTACTTTTCTACGCGATCCCTTTACACGGTCGCACTCGTTTCATCATTGGCCGCAACCGCGTCTTTGAGCGGGCAGGGCACCTCTTCCGCGACCTCCGAAGAAGTTTACGACCTGCAGGAGTTCGCCGTGACCGCCAGTGCGGCCCAGAACTCGACTCTGGTGCTGGAAGGCCGTCCCGAGACGGGTTCGCGCCTCGGCCTGAGTAATTGGGAGCTACCGGCCTCGGTCTCCGTTATCTCGCAAGACCTGATGCAGCAGCGCGGGCTACGGACTGCCGTGGAGGCGGTCGAGGCCGCCGTGGGCATGACCGGCGGCACCTACTACGGGTCAATCCCCAGCTACACGACGCGCGGCTTCAGCGGTAATTCCGTCACTGTGATGCGCGACGGCATCCGGCAAAACACGGCCTCGCAATCGTCCCGCACGATCGACTCGTTTCTGCTCGGTGGCGTCGAGATCCTGAAAGGCCCCGCCGGTCTGATGTTTGGCGAAGGCGCCATCGGCGGTGCCGTCAACTACCTCTCGCGCGAGCCCCTTGCCGCCGCAGCTGGAGAGCTGCAGGCAAGCGTCGGCTCCTGGGATACCTACCGGCTCGGCGTGGGCTGGGGCGGCCCGTTGTCGCTCGGCGGCGAGCAACCGCTGACCACGTGGCTGGGCTACAGCCATCAGGAGACCGCCGGTTATGTCGACCGCAGCCGCGAACGCTACGATGCGGGCGCGCTGGCCCTCGGCTGGCAGGTGTCGGACCGCTTCCGGCTTACCCTGCAGGCCAACTACCTCGAAGACTGGAACCAGAGCTACTACGGCACTCCTGTAATCTACGACGCCGTGCTCGACACGACCGACCCGGATGCGGTGGCCGAAGTGCGCGCCTTTAACAGCAGCACCGACCGCATGATCAACCCGCGTATCGACGAGCGGGCGCGGCGCACCAACTACAACATCTTCGACAACTACGCCGCCTCGCGAAACGCCTTTGTGCGTCTTCGGGCCGAGTGGGAGCTGACGCCCGAAGTGGCGCTGCGCAACGAAACCTACGTGGCCACGCAGGAGCTGCGCTGGCGCAACCTCGAAACCAACGTCTGGAACCCCGTGACGGAACTGGTCGACCGCCGCTCGTTCCTCCACATCTATCGCGACGACGTGCTCGTCGGCGACCGGCTGGACGTCACCACGCAAAATGACCTCTTCGGGCGCAGCAACCGCCTGCTGGTCGGCCTCTCCTATGAGCACAACGACATGGGCCGCGGCGGCACGCCCGACGGCTATCCCACCACGCTCGACAGCGTGTCGCTACTTGATCCGGTGCTGGCCGACGGCCCGGGGGACCGCGAGCGCTTCCAGAAAACTTCGGACGTGTTGGTCGAGACGACCGCCGTCTACCTGGAGGACGCCTTCGAGCTGACCGACACCATCACTCTCGTGGGTGGCCTGCGTTACGACTGGATCGAGCTGGAGCGCGAAACGCTCAACTCCACGACACCTGTCTACGAAAAGACTTACCGCCCAGTCACTGGGCGAGGCGGAGTGGTTTGGAAAGTCGGTTCTCACGTCAATCTCTACGGCAGCTACAGTCGCGCGGCCGAGCCGGTCACCCAACTGGTCAGCTTCACCTCCGCGCGCGATACCTTCTCGCTGCAAAAGGGGCGACAGTACGAGGTGGGTGCCAAAGGGACGTTTTTTGATGAACGCTTGGGCCTCACGCTGGCGCTGTTCGACATCGAGAAAAACGACCTGCTGCGCTCGACCATCGACCCAGATACGGGCGAGCGCCTGAGTCAGCAGATCGGTGCCCAGAACGCACGCGGGGTGGAGCTGGCTGCCGCATTTACTCCTGCCGAAGCCTGGCAGCTGGAGCTGAATCTGGCCTACACCGACGCCTGGTATGGCGATTATGCGGAAAACCTCGGCAGCGGCATTATTGACCGCACCGACCAGACGCCGAGCAACATCCCCGAGTGGGTCGGCTCCATTTCCATTCGCCATCAGTTGACGGAGGCCCTGACGCTGCAAGGCGGCTTGCGCTACGTCGGCGAACGTTTCGCCAATACCAACAACTCTGTGGTGGCCGAGGAATACGTGCTCTGCGATCTGGCGGTGAGCTACCGCTGGCGGCAGGCCACCTTTACCCTGCGCGGGCGTAACCTGCTCGACGAGACCTATGAGCCCGTGGCCGGTACCACCATGCGCCGTCTCGGCGACCCACGCTCGGTCGAATTCGCCACTCAACTTCGCTTCTAG
- a CDS encoding glutamine synthetase beta-grasp domain-containing protein, which produces MAKLKLEYIWLDGYTPVAGLRSKTKIVDGDASSFSLEDCPMWGFDGSSTRQAEGKSSDCLLKPIACYPDSSRVNGYLVMCEVLLPDGTPHPTNTRATVADDDGTWFGFEQEYFFYQDERPLGFPEGGYPAPQGPYYCGVGYRHMGDIARSIVEEHIDACLDAGLNFEGINAEVAKGQWEFQIFGKGSKKAADEIWVGRYLLTRIAEKYGVDVEWHCKPLRGAYNDPLDWNGSGMHCNFSTQYMREVGGKEYFEKLMAAFAKYREEHVAVYGPDNHLRLTGLHETASIDQFSWGVADRGASIRVPHSFVKNGYKGYLEDRRPNSSGDPYAIASRVIQTIQTVPTA; this is translated from the coding sequence ATGGCCAAACTGAAACTGGAATACATCTGGCTCGACGGTTACACGCCGGTCGCCGGCCTGCGCAGCAAGACCAAGATTGTCGACGGCGACGCCTCGAGCTTCTCCCTCGAAGACTGCCCGATGTGGGGCTTCGACGGCAGCTCGACCCGTCAAGCTGAAGGCAAGAGCTCGGATTGCCTCCTCAAGCCCATCGCGTGCTACCCCGACAGCAGCCGCGTCAATGGCTACCTCGTAATGTGCGAGGTGCTCCTGCCCGACGGCACGCCGCACCCGACGAACACCCGCGCCACCGTGGCCGACGACGACGGCACCTGGTTCGGCTTCGAGCAGGAATACTTCTTCTATCAGGACGAGCGCCCCCTCGGCTTCCCCGAAGGCGGCTACCCGGCTCCCCAAGGCCCCTACTACTGCGGCGTGGGCTATCGCCACATGGGTGACATCGCTCGCTCCATCGTGGAAGAGCACATCGACGCTTGCCTTGATGCCGGCCTGAACTTCGAAGGCATCAACGCCGAAGTGGCGAAGGGCCAATGGGAATTCCAGATCTTCGGCAAGGGCTCCAAGAAGGCCGCCGACGAAATCTGGGTGGGCCGCTACCTGCTGACCCGCATCGCCGAGAAGTACGGCGTCGACGTCGAATGGCACTGCAAGCCCCTCCGTGGCGCTTACAACGATCCGCTCGACTGGAACGGCTCCGGCATGCACTGCAATTTCTCCACCCAGTACATGCGCGAAGTGGGTGGCAAGGAATACTTCGAAAAGCTCATGGCCGCGTTCGCCAAGTATCGCGAAGAGCACGTCGCCGTTTACGGCCCGGACAACCACCTGCGCCTCACCGGTCTCCACGAAACCGCCTCCATCGACCAGTTCTCCTGGGGTGTGGCCGACCGTGGCGCTTCGATCCGCGTGCCGCACAGCTTCGTCAAGAACGGCTACAAGGGCTACCTCGAAGACCGTCGCCCGAACTCCTCCGGCGACCCCTACGCCATCGCCTCCCGCGTTATCCAGACGATCCAGACGGTCCCGACCGCCTAA
- a CDS encoding serine/threonine protein phosphatase — MNEIKDTRRSTVHIGFDGRVHKQYRGARARERFDTEVAVLRYLEEKGCTFVPRLLEHDAEHLRIVTTNCGMRVDHLSSTKLAELFEELETFGVRHEDPFVRNVTYRNTDGRFCLIDFEFATILENPSISLKPEEDPETPPETHA; from the coding sequence ATGAACGAGATCAAGGACACCCGCCGCTCCACGGTGCACATCGGCTTCGATGGCCGCGTCCACAAACAATACCGAGGGGCCCGCGCCCGGGAGCGTTTCGACACCGAAGTAGCCGTTTTGCGCTATCTGGAGGAGAAGGGCTGTACATTTGTGCCCAGACTCCTGGAGCATGATGCCGAGCACCTGCGCATCGTCACCACCAACTGCGGCATGCGGGTCGACCACCTGAGCTCAACCAAGCTGGCGGAGTTGTTCGAAGAGCTGGAAACCTTCGGCGTGCGCCACGAGGATCCCTTCGTTCGCAACGTTACTTATCGCAATACCGACGGCCGCTTCTGCCTGATCGATTTCGAATTCGCCACCATTCTGGAGAATCCCTCCATCTCGCTGAAGCCCGAAGAAGACCCCGAGACTCCGCCTGAAACCCATGCCTGA
- a CDS encoding sialidase family protein — MTSSRFTAGLLGLCLLCWLGAASAAGPGSDSAQPSLYRDAAGTLHLTWSGAGEGEAERAIWHATLTPEAPTWSAPQAVVSTPLLLENWADFATTAVGTDGTLWAQWYQRRAGGRGYDGWFARSTNDGASWSTPVPLGHEFVSLAPLEGGRMMAVWLEKAPPAADQATYAPSMQLSARLLGPEGQTLQDWVVDPDVCTCCQTTLAALTGGRLLVAYRGHTPEEIRDNHVAVFENGDWQRPQVLHADGWMIPGCPVNGPAADGMGERAAVAWFTAAWGKARVQVAFSGDGGDSFGAPIPVDLGQPIGRVDLVSLPDGSAIVSWLEVGAESGGADLYVRQFRPTGPVGSPLRLAALSSSRASGFPRMAVRNPETGQLVISYTEVSTDSPPQVVTRAFTTDDLAQDRPIEVSSAAVEPASPPCACSM, encoded by the coding sequence ATGACTTCATCACGATTCACCGCAGGCTTGCTTGGCCTGTGTCTGCTTTGTTGGTTGGGTGCTGCCTCCGCCGCTGGCCCAGGCTCCGACAGTGCTCAGCCCAGCCTTTACCGAGACGCTGCCGGCACCCTGCACCTCACCTGGAGCGGGGCCGGCGAGGGGGAAGCGGAACGGGCCATCTGGCACGCTACGCTCACCCCCGAAGCCCCCACCTGGTCGGCTCCGCAAGCGGTGGTTTCGACCCCGTTGCTGCTGGAAAACTGGGCCGATTTTGCCACCACCGCCGTGGGGACCGATGGCACCCTTTGGGCGCAGTGGTACCAACGACGGGCAGGGGGGCGCGGCTACGACGGCTGGTTTGCGCGTTCGACCAATGATGGGGCGAGCTGGTCGACGCCTGTTCCACTCGGTCACGAATTCGTCTCGCTCGCGCCGCTGGAAGGCGGGCGAATGATGGCGGTGTGGCTCGAAAAAGCCCCTCCCGCTGCAGATCAAGCGACTTACGCCCCCTCCATGCAGTTGTCGGCCCGATTGCTCGGCCCCGAGGGCCAGACGCTGCAAGACTGGGTGGTCGATCCCGACGTCTGCACCTGTTGCCAGACAACTCTGGCCGCCTTGACCGGTGGACGCCTGCTGGTCGCCTATCGCGGGCATACGCCGGAGGAAATCCGCGACAACCACGTCGCGGTATTCGAAAACGGCGATTGGCAGCGGCCCCAGGTGTTGCACGCCGACGGCTGGATGATCCCCGGGTGTCCCGTCAATGGCCCCGCCGCCGATGGCATGGGCGAACGCGCTGCCGTGGCGTGGTTTACCGCCGCTTGGGGCAAGGCCCGCGTGCAGGTGGCATTTTCAGGGGATGGCGGGGATAGCTTCGGCGCTCCGATCCCGGTCGATCTGGGCCAGCCGATAGGCCGGGTCGACCTCGTCAGCCTGCCCGACGGCTCGGCCATCGTCTCCTGGCTGGAGGTCGGCGCCGAAAGCGGTGGAGCCGATCTCTATGTGCGCCAATTCCGCCCGACCGGCCCGGTGGGGTCTCCGCTGCGGCTGGCCGCGCTGTCGTCGTCCCGTGCCAGCGGGTTTCCGCGCATGGCCGTGCGTAATCCCGAGACCGGCCAGCTTGTGATCAGCTATACGGAGGTCTCTACCGACTCGCCGCCGCAGGTCGTCACGCGAGCATTCACGACTGATGATCTGGCTCAGGATCGTCCCATTGAAGTCAGCTCCGCTGCGGTCGAGCCTGCCAGCCCTCCCTGCGCCTGTTCGATGTAG
- a CDS encoding multiheme c-type cytochrome yields the protein MPPLSQSGRRAWASLFVVAILLVLGISAWAWHSQQPPEVPSWGQVAFVSAGHSGELPEWARPETCAACHTDAHDDWQHSHHFFANRPTNWEDDAEAFQQLGAVKLGGITYRPETYGRKLWLVPENAEWAGEGSPAVAGALPALGVIGYKPLLQYLVPGPGGRWQAHAAAYDPERQEWFDVHDGAMRTVGDWGHWSGQGMNWNANCAWCHMTGYDKGYDIAADAYESIWQAQAISCVQCHPGMEQHVTLARIGDLSGLKHLSTTQHMDNCASCHSRREELTPNRFTAGDRYEDHFRLALADQPEVYFADGQARDEDFVYASFHYSKMGHAGLSCLDCHQPHHGGTLLPVDNNALCLSCHGSGTKGATIITEREHTHHASGSTGNLCINCHMPQRTYMARDPRRDHGFTSPDPTLTRELGIPNACSSCHTDESLEWAEQWADTWYGTTRRLHERARAHAIATAEQGDPQAVPQLQALIEAEENPYWRATYLGWLAQFGPAAKTFELARTAKTAQLPLERTKAIEALATSPRTLPEIAPLLHDPTRLVRLTAAQAWLGAGQALPAANQPEYEAYLRTNADRPVGLFRWAQWLQAQGSEPAEVVPLYERAAKLDNYSPRVAYNVAVALDGLGRPPQARAILERSRSLYPRDGLPSYGLGLLVAAGERPQEAIRYFAEAVESAGDQAPSRWYYNLVVACMQQEQPEAAREWLAKARALHPHAPELQQLEAYLAQ from the coding sequence ATGCCCCCCCTTTCCCAATCCGGCCGCCGTGCATGGGCCAGTCTCTTTGTGGTCGCTATCCTCCTCGTGCTGGGTATCAGCGCCTGGGCATGGCACTCGCAGCAGCCGCCCGAAGTCCCCTCGTGGGGGCAGGTGGCCTTCGTCAGTGCCGGCCATTCTGGTGAACTGCCGGAGTGGGCGCGTCCCGAAACCTGTGCCGCCTGTCATACCGATGCGCATGACGACTGGCAGCACAGTCACCACTTTTTCGCCAACCGCCCGACCAACTGGGAAGACGATGCGGAAGCCTTTCAGCAGCTTGGTGCGGTCAAGCTCGGCGGCATCACCTACCGGCCCGAGACCTATGGTCGCAAGCTGTGGCTGGTGCCGGAGAATGCCGAATGGGCAGGGGAGGGCTCGCCTGCCGTGGCGGGTGCATTGCCTGCGCTGGGCGTGATCGGTTACAAGCCGCTGTTGCAGTATCTGGTGCCCGGGCCGGGCGGGCGCTGGCAAGCTCACGCGGCGGCCTACGATCCCGAGCGGCAAGAGTGGTTTGACGTGCACGACGGGGCCATGCGCACGGTGGGAGACTGGGGCCACTGGAGCGGGCAGGGCATGAACTGGAACGCCAACTGCGCCTGGTGCCACATGACGGGTTATGACAAAGGCTACGACATTGCTGCCGATGCCTACGAGAGCATCTGGCAGGCGCAGGCGATCTCGTGCGTCCAGTGTCACCCGGGCATGGAGCAGCACGTGACGCTGGCTCGCATCGGCGACCTCAGCGGGCTGAAGCACCTGAGCACGACGCAGCATATGGACAACTGCGCCAGTTGCCACTCGCGTCGCGAAGAGCTGACGCCGAACCGCTTTACCGCCGGCGACCGCTACGAAGACCACTTCCGCCTCGCGCTGGCCGACCAGCCCGAGGTGTATTTTGCCGATGGGCAGGCCCGCGATGAAGATTTCGTCTATGCCTCCTTTCACTACAGCAAGATGGGCCATGCGGGGCTGAGCTGCCTCGATTGTCACCAGCCCCACCACGGCGGCACCCTTCTGCCGGTCGACAACAACGCGCTCTGCCTCAGTTGCCACGGCAGTGGGACCAAGGGCGCGACCATCATCACCGAGCGCGAGCACACGCACCACGCCAGCGGCAGCACGGGCAACCTCTGCATCAATTGCCACATGCCGCAGCGCACCTACATGGCCCGCGATCCGCGTCGCGACCACGGCTTTACCAGCCCAGACCCGACCTTAACGCGCGAACTTGGGATCCCCAACGCCTGCTCTTCCTGCCATACCGATGAGTCGCTGGAATGGGCCGAGCAATGGGCCGACACCTGGTATGGCACCACCCGCCGCCTGCATGAGCGCGCCCGCGCCCATGCCATCGCGACGGCAGAGCAGGGCGACCCGCAGGCGGTGCCGCAACTGCAGGCGTTGATCGAGGCGGAAGAAAATCCATACTGGCGCGCAACCTATCTGGGTTGGCTGGCACAGTTTGGCCCCGCAGCGAAGACCTTCGAACTGGCCCGCACGGCCAAGACCGCCCAGTTGCCGCTTGAGCGCACGAAGGCCATCGAGGCCTTGGCGACCAGCCCGCGCACCCTGCCCGAGATCGCACCGCTGCTGCATGACCCGACCCGTCTCGTGCGCCTGACGGCAGCGCAGGCTTGGTTGGGCGCAGGCCAAGCCCTGCCAGCAGCCAACCAGCCCGAATACGAGGCCTACCTGCGGACGAATGCCGACCGGCCGGTGGGGCTCTTCCGCTGGGCGCAGTGGCTGCAAGCTCAAGGGAGCGAGCCAGCGGAGGTGGTGCCGCTCTACGAACGCGCGGCCAAGCTCGACAATTATTCGCCCCGGGTAGCCTACAACGTGGCGGTGGCGCTCGACGGGCTTGGCCGGCCGCCTCAGGCCCGCGCGATTCTGGAGCGTTCCCGCTCACTTTACCCGCGCGACGGCTTACCCAGCTACGGCCTTGGCCTGCTCGTGGCGGCGGGAGAACGCCCGCAGGAGGCGATCCGCTACTTTGCCGAGGCTGTCGAATCGGCGGGCGATCAGGCTCCTTCGCGCTGGTATTACAACCTCGTGGTCGCCTGCATGCAGCAAGAGCAGCCCGAGGCCGCCCGCGAATGGCTGGCCAAGGCCCGCGCGCTGCACCCCCACGCCCCGGAGCTCCAACAGCTCGAAGCCTACCTCGCGCAGTAG
- a CDS encoding PEP-CTERM sorting domain-containing protein has protein sequence MSTALSYRERISARKQRLQAPSTAAAALALGVIASSAQAAVSYHLTPGVTDDAINVNPLTDEITTGSYSSSDAYPIAVAICNTNILLIAAGQQSGSVYDSFLNDGDTVDSSLEFITTISYTNLGSVELLEPIYLGFRFENQGAGSDETYYGYLELQATTFSTLELIGYAIGGNNEAVAIGAVVPEPSTYALMLGTVTLLGVAGYRQRKRRLAATQA, from the coding sequence ATGTCTACAGCTCTCTCCTACCGCGAACGTATCTCTGCACGTAAACAGCGCTTGCAAGCGCCTTCCACCGCCGCTGCGGCTCTCGCTCTTGGCGTGATCGCCAGCAGCGCCCAGGCTGCCGTCTCTTACCACCTGACTCCGGGAGTGACTGACGATGCGATCAATGTCAATCCGTTGACCGATGAGATCACGACCGGTAGCTATTCATCGAGCGATGCTTATCCGATCGCGGTCGCCATCTGCAACACCAACATCTTGCTGATTGCTGCAGGCCAGCAGAGTGGCAGCGTCTACGACAGCTTTCTGAATGACGGCGACACTGTCGACAGCAGCCTGGAGTTCATCACCACTATCAGCTACACCAACCTCGGTAGCGTCGAACTCCTCGAGCCCATTTATCTTGGTTTTCGCTTTGAAAACCAAGGCGCCGGGAGCGACGAGACCTATTACGGCTACCTGGAGCTGCAAGCCACGACCTTTAGCACTCTGGAGCTGATCGGCTATGCGATCGGCGGCAACAACGAGGCCGTGGCGATCGGTGCCGTCGTGCCCGAGCCTTCGACCTACGCGCTGATGCTCGGCACGGTGACGCTCCTGGGCGTGGCTGGCTACCGCCAACGCAAGCGTCGCCTCGCCGCAACGCAGGCCTAA
- a CDS encoding glycosyltransferase has translation MAPGGKTSPESPTLRAAQKALQAKDWKRLTQLVPVLQREGRWEAAEHCLQQVLAQRADYLPAQLALAEHFLLGGRVDEAYQLTHAALALKPEHPQLLLAYARACVGCGEVEEALAAFELAESQPGPWQAQAGLGFALNLAYLPDVSAEDLRQCGAEWEARYAPPVARARPASASSRLRIGYYSPDFRRHSLAYFLPAILEGHDREAFEIYLYSDTQLPDAMTERYRGLADHWRDLTRSSDRQAVATMRRDGLDLLVDTSGFFGGCRPQLFAHRPAPVQAHLIGYNGTTGLSSLDYRFTDAVCEPPGTEAASSEKLCRLEPGFHCFCPPFETPLPALAPSVTAGHVTFGCFNHLTKLNDEVIALWAELLQRQPTSRLLLKAINLTNESTREGLRARFQAHGVDPARIETLPGTPSQGDHLAAYARVDIALDPFPCNGTTTTLEALWMGVPVLTLPGERHSARVSASLLQQIGLSECVATDRPDFFARAQKLADDATTRTAWRHELRQRIQRAPLGDPAQFVPRLEAAYHEMRRAAVE, from the coding sequence GTGGCCCCCGGCGGCAAAACCAGCCCGGAGAGCCCAACCCTCCGGGCCGCCCAAAAGGCGCTCCAGGCCAAGGACTGGAAGCGTCTCACCCAACTTGTGCCCGTGCTGCAGCGCGAGGGTCGCTGGGAGGCCGCCGAGCACTGCCTGCAGCAAGTCCTCGCCCAGCGGGCCGACTACCTGCCGGCGCAACTCGCTCTGGCCGAGCATTTCCTGCTCGGGGGGCGGGTGGATGAGGCTTATCAGTTGACTCACGCCGCTCTGGCCCTGAAGCCCGAGCATCCGCAGCTCCTGCTGGCCTACGCTCGGGCCTGCGTTGGCTGCGGGGAGGTCGAGGAAGCGCTGGCCGCCTTCGAGCTCGCCGAATCCCAGCCCGGGCCCTGGCAAGCGCAAGCCGGCCTCGGCTTCGCGCTCAACCTCGCCTACCTGCCCGACGTATCGGCGGAAGACCTCCGCCAGTGCGGGGCCGAGTGGGAAGCGCGTTATGCTCCGCCGGTTGCCCGCGCTCGTCCCGCGTCTGCCTCTAGCCGCCTGCGCATCGGCTATTACTCGCCTGACTTCCGGCGGCACTCGCTGGCGTATTTCCTGCCGGCCATCCTCGAAGGGCACGACCGCGAGGCCTTCGAGATCTACCTCTACAGCGACACGCAACTGCCCGACGCAATGACGGAGCGCTACCGGGGCCTCGCCGACCACTGGCGCGACCTGACCCGCTCCAGCGACCGCCAAGCCGTCGCAACCATGCGCCGCGATGGGCTCGACCTGCTGGTCGATACCAGTGGCTTTTTCGGTGGCTGTCGTCCACAACTTTTCGCTCATCGGCCAGCCCCCGTACAGGCACACCTGATCGGCTACAACGGCACGACGGGTCTCAGCTCGCTCGACTACCGCTTTACGGACGCCGTTTGCGAGCCGCCCGGCACCGAGGCCGCCAGCTCGGAAAAGCTTTGTCGACTGGAGCCCGGCTTTCACTGCTTCTGCCCGCCGTTTGAGACGCCGCTACCCGCGCTTGCACCCTCGGTGACAGCGGGGCATGTCACCTTTGGCTGCTTCAACCACCTGACGAAGCTCAACGACGAGGTCATCGCGCTCTGGGCCGAGTTGCTGCAGCGCCAGCCGACCAGCCGCCTGTTGCTCAAGGCCATCAACCTCACCAATGAATCGACTCGCGAGGGCCTCCGTGCCCGCTTTCAGGCGCACGGCGTCGATCCTGCCCGGATTGAGACGCTTCCTGGGACGCCTTCGCAAGGAGACCATTTAGCCGCCTACGCCCGCGTCGACATCGCGCTCGATCCCTTTCCCTGCAACGGCACCACGACTACGCTCGAAGCCCTCTGGATGGGCGTGCCGGTGCTCACGTTGCCGGGTGAGCGCCACAGTGCGCGGGTCAGCGCCAGCCTGCTTCAGCAGATCGGCTTGAGCGAATGTGTCGCCACCGATCGCCCAGATTTCTTCGCCCGCGCTCAAAAACTGGCAGACGATGCCACCACTCGAACCGCCTGGCGCCATGAGCTTCGGCAGCGCATTCAGCGCGCTCCCTTGGGCGACCCTGCTCAATTCGTGCCCCGGCTCGAAGCCGCTTATCACGAGATGCGACGGGCAGCGGTTGAATAA
- a CDS encoding barstar family protein encodes MKLVLTIDGNDFDTLEGFFDVVSRDVIPGVSWGRNLNAFNDILRGGFGTPDEGFVLRWVNSARSVERLGYPETVRQLQQGLESCYPRNFSILENELAMAESGVGPTIFDWLVEIIHRHGEDGDEAEDGVELLLE; translated from the coding sequence ATGAAGCTGGTGCTCACCATAGACGGGAATGATTTTGATACCCTTGAGGGCTTCTTTGATGTGGTGAGTCGCGACGTCATTCCCGGTGTATCCTGGGGGCGTAATCTAAATGCCTTCAACGACATCCTCAGAGGAGGTTTTGGCACGCCAGACGAAGGTTTTGTGCTAAGGTGGGTCAACTCCGCTCGATCAGTGGAGCGCCTGGGGTATCCGGAAACGGTGCGTCAGTTGCAGCAAGGGTTGGAATCGTGCTATCCCCGGAATTTCTCAATCCTCGAGAACGAGCTCGCGATGGCAGAATCAGGCGTTGGTCCGACTATCTTCGATTGGCTCGTGGAGATTATCCATCGTCATGGTGAAGATGGCGATGAAGCAGAAGATGGAGTTGAGTTATTACTGGAATAG
- the ilvE gene encoding branched-chain-amino-acid transaminase: MKVYVNGQFVDQAEAKISVFDHGLLYGDGVFEGIRLYDGCVFRLDEHLERLEKSAKAIMLDLPWSRQELADIVCESCRQNGLKNGYIRFIITRGVGTLGLSPKSCTEPGIICIADTISLYPEEFYTKGLKIITAPTRRMNPAALAPMIKSLNYLNNILAKIEAQNGGCLEALMLNDEGYVAECTGDNVFIRHHDTWLTPAYYAGALKGVTRGAVIDLMREAGIKVVETNITRYEVWTADEMFLTGTAAEVIPVVEVDGRTIGDGSVGQRTLDLLQSFHRIVREDGTRI, translated from the coding sequence ATGAAAGTCTACGTGAATGGACAGTTTGTTGATCAAGCGGAAGCGAAGATCTCGGTCTTCGACCACGGATTGCTCTACGGTGATGGAGTATTCGAGGGGATTCGCCTGTACGACGGCTGTGTATTCCGTCTGGACGAGCACCTGGAGCGGCTCGAAAAGTCGGCCAAGGCGATCATGCTCGATCTGCCGTGGAGCCGTCAGGAGTTGGCCGACATCGTGTGCGAATCCTGCCGCCAAAACGGGCTGAAGAACGGATATATCCGGTTCATCATCACCCGCGGCGTCGGCACGCTTGGCCTCAGCCCCAAGAGCTGCACCGAGCCCGGCATCATCTGTATCGCCGATACGATCTCGCTCTACCCGGAAGAGTTCTACACCAAGGGCCTCAAGATCATTACCGCGCCGACCCGCCGCATGAACCCGGCGGCGCTCGCGCCCATGATCAAGAGCCTCAACTACCTCAACAACATCCTGGCCAAGATCGAAGCCCAGAACGGTGGCTGCCTCGAAGCCCTGATGTTGAACGACGAGGGCTACGTGGCCGAGTGCACGGGCGACAACGTCTTCATCCGCCACCACGACACATGGTTGACCCCCGCCTACTACGCCGGCGCGCTCAAGGGCGTGACGCGTGGCGCGGTGATCGACCTCATGCGCGAGGCCGGGATCAAGGTTGTCGAGACCAACATCACCCGCTACGAAGTGTGGACGGCCGACGAGATGTTCCTGACCGGTACCGCCGCAGAAGTCATTCCGGTGGTGGAAGTCGATGGCCGCACGATTGGCGACGGCTCTGTCGGCCAGCGCACGCTCGACCTGCTGCAGTCTTTCCACCGCATCGTGCGCGAAGACGGCACCCGCATCTAG